Within Desulfurobacterium thermolithotrophum DSM 11699, the genomic segment TTTTAAAGACTTTAAGGAAATATGGCAAAAGTTTGAGGGTACAATAATATGTACTTATTCGACTTACTCTTTTATGGACTGGGATAGACCAGACCTTTATAACCTTGTAAAAGGTAGCATAGTAGATCTCCCATCTTTTTTATACAATACAAAAAGTTATGAATTTATCCAAAAAAGGATTAAAGAAGATCTCAAAGATTTATTAGGTAGTCTATCTTTTAATGAAGAATTAGTCTTTAAAGAAGAAACTATAGAAAACATAATTTATTCGTATATAGAAACTGTATTTATTTAAATGGATTTTTGGAGGATTTATTTAAATGGATTTTTGGAGGAAAAAGATGTTAGTAACAAAAGCAGAAGAAATGAGAAATTTAGATAGAGAAACTATAGAAGTTTTAGGAATACCAGGCATAGTTTTGATGGAAAATGCTGCAAGAGGAGTTACCTCTGTTATTTATGATAAGCTTAATGGAAATTCGGTTGTTGTTATTTGTGGTAAGGGAAACAATGGAGGAGATGGTCTTGCTATAGCAAGAAATCTTTACAACCTTGGCTATGATGTTGAAGTTGTTTTAACTGCAAAAATAGAAGAACTTAAAGGTGATGCAAGAATAAACGCAGAAATTCTTTCTAAACTTCCTGTCCCTCTTCATGTAGTAAAGGAAGAATCAAAACTTTTAGAACTCTATTCTCTCTTAAAAGAAGCTGATTTTATCATTGATGCAATTTTTGGAACCGGACTATCAAAGCCAGCAGAAGGCTTTTACAAGGATTTAATTGAAGTTATTAATAAAGCAAACAAGCCGGTTGTTTCTGTTGACATTCCCTCTGGTCTTTCCTCAGATACAGGAGAAATAATAGGAGCTCATATAATAGCTGATATCACAGTAACCTTTGGTTTTCCTAAGCTCGCCCATATAATGCCTCCTGCCTGTTATTATGTTGGAGAACTCTTTGTTGTAGATATTTCTATTCCTGAAGATGTTTCTTCTCTTGTTACCTCCAAAAGATATATTCTAACTCTTGATGAAGTTGCATTTACTTTTCCTGTTAGAGAGATAATGAGTCACAAGTATACCTATGGTCACGTTGCAGTTATTGGTGGATCAGCTGGAAAAACAGGAGCTCCTTCTATGACTGCTCAAAGCGCTTTAAGAGCTGGTGCAGGTCTTTCAACGGTTGTAGTTCCTGCTTCGCTTAATACGGTATTTGAGATTAAGCTAACAGAAGCTATGTCAATTCCTATTCCTGACGCAGAGAAAGGACACTTTGGAATAGATACTATAGATGAGGTTGTTGAAACTGTTGAAAAAGGTAAGTTTTCTGCAGTTGTTATAGGACCAGGTCTTGGAAATGAACCAGAAACTTTTGAGTTTGCTAGAGAATTTATAAGAAAAACGACAAAACCTCTTATCATCGATGCAGATGGTATAAACGCTCTTGCTGAAAACACTGATATACTTAAAATGAAAGAGCAAAATATAATCATTACGCCACATATAGGAGAATTTTCAAGGCTCACAGGACTTTCAAAAGAAGAAATACTGAAAGAACCTTATGAAATAGCAAAAGAGTTTGCTGAAGAATTTGGAGTTACTGTCATCTTGAAAAGTGGAAGGACCGTTATAGCAACTCCTAATGGTAAGGTTTACATAAACGTAATAGGTAATCCAGGAATGGCCACAGCAGGAACTGGTGATGTTCTTTCTGGAATTTTAGGAGCTTTCCTTGGAATGGGTATAGAAATGGAAGATGCAGCTAAGTTAGGAGTATTTCTTCACTCTCTTGCCGGAGACATAGCGGCTGAAGAACTTAGCCAAGAATCGTTAAAAGCCTGTGACATCATTGATTTTCTCCCTAAAGCTATTAAAAGGATAAAGGAAAAAGAGTTAAATCTAGAAAAACATAAACTTCCTTTTGTAACCAACCTAAGAGAGATAATCGGTGTATAAAGAAGCTTTAAAGCTCCTTTTTATTTTCATTGGAATTGTTTTCTTAGGTTATTTTGGAACAGCTTTTGTTTCTTCTCTTTCAGGAGATTTCTACCTTAACAATCCCTTATTTCACCTCCTATTTATCTTCATACTGATTTTGTTGATAACTCTTTTTGCGTTCTTTATTAGAAATCTTGTTCTTTTTTTCTTTCCTCACTTTAAGACAAATTTAAGGATAAAGATATTTACTGCTTTTGCTTTGCTGATTTTAGGACCTGCTCTGTTTACGATTTTTCTTTCTAGTAGCGTTGTAAATAAGGGACTTGATAGACTTTTAAGAATACAGGTCAAAAGAATAGTAAATATTTCAGAAGAAACTTCTAACCAGTTTATTGACTTTTTAGTGGAGGATCTAAAAAGAAAAATAAGTCAGCTATCTCGAAAGAAAGTTACTCCTTACACGCTCAAAATCTACGGCATAGATGGTTTTCTTAAAGCTAACGGAAAGAATGTAAAGGTTGGAAAAATTCCTCTTTCTGAAGAAGATATTTATTCTTTAAAAAAGTTTGAAGAGTATTCATACATAGATGATAAAAGTAAACAATTGGTTGTTTGTCAAAAGAAGAAAAAATATTTTTTCTGTGTCTCAAAGAAACTACCTGATGATTTAGTAAAGAACATAACAAAACTAAAAGACCTTCATACTAACTATGAAACTCTTGTAACTTATAAAACTCCTATAAAGGCACTCTACACTTTAGCTTTTGGAATAATGGGAGTTGCGGTTTTGTTTGGAGCTCTTTGGTTTGCTCGATATTTTGAAAAGAGAATAACAATTCCTGTCGAAGCGCTCTATAGAGCGACTCAAAAGCTATCTAGGGGTGATCTAAATGTTAGAGTAGAGGAAAAAGCGTCAGATGAACTTAAGCATGTCATAACTGCTTTTAACTACATGGTAGAACAGCTAAAAGCCTTGAAAGTCTCTCTTGAAGAAAGTCGCCGCTATATGGAAAGAATTCTTAATAGTATTTCTCCAGCAATTATAACGTTTAATAGCGAAGGAAATGTTGTTTCCTGCAACCGTTCGGCAAAAGAAATTTTTAAGTTTTCCTCAAAAAATAAAGGAGAATCTATATGGAATCTTCTTTCAAAGTATCCAAATCTTAAAAAAGCAGTAGAAGAGTTAGTAAACTCAAAGAATAAAAGAACCGAAGTAAGAGAGGAAATAGACGGCAGAGAAAAGTACCTCACTGTGGAACTCATAATTTCTCCTGAAGTTACAGATAGAATTTTAATAATTGAAGATGTTACTGACCTTGTTAAAGTTCAGAAAGCTCAAGCGTGGAAAGAGGTAGCGAAAAGAATAGCTCACGAGATAAAAAATCCTTTAACACCGATTGCGCTTAATGCTGAACGAATTAGGAAGCAGTATCAGAAAGGAAATCCAGAAATCGGTGTAATCATTGATAAGGCTGTTAATTCTATTCTTGCTGAAGTAGAAGTAATAAAACGTTTAATCGATGAATTTAGGAAGTTTGCAAGACTTCCATTACCTGAGAAAAAAATTACAGATATAAATGAACTAATAAGGAGCACTCTTGAACCTTTTGGAAACAAAATCAATCTTGTTTTTAACTTTGAGAATATCCCTCAAATTCCTATTGATAGAAGCCTTTTACGGGAAGTTTTTACAAATCTTGTGGATAACAGCATTGAAGCAGGAGCTACAAAAGTAAATGTTTCTACAACATCAAAAGATGGAAAAGTTTTTGTTGTTTTTCAAGATAACGGTCCTGGAATCTCTGAAGAAATAGCTGATAAATTATTTGCTCCTTATGTTTCAACCAAGAAAAACGGTTGGGGATTAGGACTATCCATAGTTAAGAAGATAATAGAAGATCACGGAGGAAAAATCTATACAGTAGATAAAAATACTTTTGTTATAGAGCTCCCTGTGTAAAAAACTTTTGTTAGAATTTTTTTATTAAATTAAGGAGGTAAGACGTGAAAGTTCTTGCAATTAATGGTTCTCATAGAAAAGGTTCTACTTTTATACTTCTTGAAGAAGCACTTAAAGAGTTAAAAGATTTTGAAACAGAAATCATCTCTTTATGCGACTATAAACTAGAGTACTGTAAAGTTTGCAATGCATGTAAAAGAAATGGAGGTGTTTGCATAGTTAAAGATGGTTATGAAGAAATTGCTAAAAAATTAAAAGAAGCTGATGCGGTAATTGTCGGTTCTCCTGTATACTTTGGTTCTGTTACAGGAATGCTAAAAACTCTCTTTGATAGGTCAAGAACTTTAAGAATTAATTGGGATTTAAAGAATAAGATTTGCGCAGCTATATCTGTAGGAGCAACAAAACACGGAGGACAAGAGCATACTTTACAGGCAATTCAAGCTTGGGCACTAATACATGGAATGATTTTTGTGGCTGACTCAGATCCAACAGCTCATTTTGGATGTGCTGCTGTTGCTAAACAAACTGAAAATGGATTTGAAATAGACGAATGGGGACTTCAAACGGCAAGAAGCGTTGGAAAAAGGATTAAAGAAGTGCTTAATCTCTTAAAAGAGAAGTAAGGAAAATAAAAAATGATGAAAGTGTTATAGCAGCACCCGAAGGCATATCAAAAATAAATGAAAGAAAAACTCCTAAAATTGAGGAGGCGAAACCGAAAAACACGGAAAGGAAAAAGAAACTATTATAATTCTTGGTTAGTTTAAAAGCAGAAGCAGCAGGCATAACAAGGAGAGAAAATACTAAAAGAGCTCCAACTGCTTTTATTGATAAGGTAACTGCAAAGGACATGACAAGAAAAGCAAGAAAAGTTACTAATTCAACATTGTAACCAGAAGCTTTTGCTATGTCTTCACTAAATGTGATTAAGTATATTTCTCTCCAAAAAAACATGTAAAAGAGAAAAGTTAAAAAAGCTATCAAAATTAGTAGTAAGACATCAAAATTACTAACAATAAGAGGACTTCCAAAAAGGTAAGATAATGCTTCTGAACCATAGTTATTAGAAAGACTAAGAAACATAACAGCAAGTCCCATACTTGCTGCAAAGAGAATTCCTAAGGTAGTATCGTAGTGAATTTTTTTCTTTATGCTTAAGTACCAGATAACAACCCCTGAAGTAAGGGTAAAGACAAGAGCCCATAAAGTAGGAGAACTTCCTATAAAGAAACCAAAAGCTATTCCTGCAAAGGCAACGTGAGAAAGACCAGCTCCAATAAATGACATTTTTCTAAGGATAATATAAGTTCCTATTGCAGAACAAATGAGTCCTGAAAGAACAGCAGAAAAAACAGCTTTTATTCCGAAATCATAGTTAAGGTAAATAAAAGGGTTGTGGAGCTCCATCACTTTCTACTTTGTAGACCTATTCTTTTCCATTTTCATCCTTTTTCACTTCTGTTTCTTTTAACTTTTTTAGATATTCTTGAGCTTTTTTATGCTTTACTACGTCACCAGTCTTATAGTAAATGGCATATTCAGCAATGTTAGTAGCATGATCTCCAACTCTTTCAAGAGCCTTAACTACCAAAATGAGTCTTACAGCTATGTCACCATTTGCTGGATCTTTACTTGCTATCTCTGTTAGCTCATCAAACAGTCTTTGGTAAAAGCTATCAACGATGTCGTCTTTATTGATAACTTCTTTTGCCAAATCCACATCTCCTCTAAGAAGAGCCATTATTGAGTTTTTCAACATTTCGTTTACTATAACCAGCATTCGTGGAAGATCAATATAAGGCTTAATGGGTGGATGCTTAGATAAGTGTATTGCTGTTTCGCAAATGTCTCTTGCAAGATCTCCAACTCTTTCTAAATCAACGATGCTCTTTAAAATAGAAACAACAAATCTTAGGTCGGTAGCTTCAGGAGAATAAAGAGCAAGTATTCTTACACATTTTTCTTCAATTTCTATCTCCTTTAGGTCTATGAGTCTATCATATTCGTAAGTTATTTCAGCTTTTTCTACGTTTCTTTCTGTTAAAGCTTCCATTGCTTCTGAGAGTATTTTTCTAGCCATGTCTGCCATTTCTATGAAACTTCTTTTAAGTTCATCAAGATCCTCTATGTAGCGTTCAATCATCACATTCCTCCTAAATTTCTCAGCAAAGTTGTTCATAAAGAGCTGAAATAAGAATATCAAAAGTTCTGTTAATTTTTTCATCAAAATTTTTAACTTTTACAACGGAAAGATTTTTTTCTATACTTTCAATTAGAAAAAGGAGTTCTTCTTTTCCTTCCGGTTCATTAGCTTTATAGTAAATTAGTTTTTCCAAAAAAGGAAAGAGATAGTTTTTGACTATAAAGACATAAATCTTTCCATTTTCGGACAAAAAATCAATTCTACTGTTAATGTTTATAATTACTTCAAGTTTTGATTCTAGGTTTTCATCATAAATAAGCCGCTTAAACTTTTTAAGTCTTTTCTCTATTTCATCTTTTGTTGTTGGGATTGTATAGTCTCTGTTTGCTTTCCACTGAGGAAGAATTCCTTCAATCCATTTATTTGCTTCTTCCTCAAAAGGGAACATTTCATCTTCTTTTCCAAAATTACAGCATCCCATTAGTAGTTCTCCTCTTTAACAGGACGGGCCATAAGCTCTTTCATTACCTCTTTTGGATTTCTACCTTCATATATAACTTTATAAACTGCTTCACTAATTGGCATTTCTATGCCGAGTTTCTCAGCTATTTTTATAACAGCTTTTACAGTATAAACTCCTTCTACAACAAACTTTCTGTCAACAACACCACTTCCTCTTCCAATTGAAAGACCAAACTGTCTATTTCTTGAAAGATCTCCTGTACACGTAAGAATAAGATCTCCAAGACCTGAAAGACCAAAAAAGGTTTCTTCTTTTGCTCCAAGAGCTCTTCCAAGCTTTTTTATCTCATGAAGACCTCTTGTTATAAGAGCAGCACGGGCATTAAAACCAAGATTCATTCCATCAGAAATTCCTGTTGCAATAGCAATTACATTTTTAAGAGCTCCACCTAATTCAACTCCTCTAACATCACTTGAAGCATAGAGTCTAAAACTTTTTGTATTTAAAGTCTTTACAAGACTTAAAGTTTTTTCTTCATTAAAACCTGCAATAACAGCTGCAGCAGGAAGCCCTGCTGCAACCTCTTTTGCAAAAGTGGGACCTGATAGAACATAGTAATTATCTTTTCTGCCAAAAACCTCTTCATAGACATCGGAAAGTGTTTTAAGAGTTTCTATTTCTATTCCTTTACTTGCACAAATAAATTTTTGTTCTTTTACAAAACTAGAAATTTCTTTCCAGAATTGCTTGGAAAACTGTGTAGGTATAACAGAAATAACAAGCTCCACAGGCTTAGAAAATACATCCTCTAATTTTGAAGTAGCTTTAACAGTTATTGGATACTTAAATCCTTTAAGAAATAGAGGATTTTCTCTATTTTTATTAATATAATCTACAACTTCTAATTCCCTACACCACTGAACAACCTCAAATCCTGACCTTCCAAAGTGAATAGAAAGTGCAGAACCCCAGCTTCCGGATCCTAAAACGGTAATTTTCACGGCTATCTTACCTCTTCAAATCTAGTGCCAACTCTTTTAAAAAGTCCTGAGATAGAAACTCCATTTTCCTTTAGATGTTCTAAAAGTCTATCTTTGTCTTCTTCCTTAACTAAAATACCAACTCCCCAACCTTTATATATCTCGTTTGGAAGTGGAATGGAAACAGCCTTAAATCCTTTTAAGTATTTTTCTGCCTTAAGTCCTTCAGGAATTGAATAAAAGGCTATGCAGTAGTCATATCTTTTAAAGAGTCCTGAAAAACGCAAAAAACACTCTTTCATATGAAGTCTTATTCCTGTAGCTATAAAGGAAAGCTTTTTATTTTCAGCCATCCTAACTCCGTTTTAGTTAGATTTATTTGCTAACTGGCTAAGACTATTACTAATTCTTTTTAAAACTCTTTCTTTTCCAAGAAGTGAAATTAAGATATCTAATTCAACCCCTTTCATCTTACCAGTAAGAGCAATTCTCACAGGCATAAAAAGATTTTTACCTTTTGCTTTCAACTCTTTCCCTACTTCTTTTACTATCTGCTTAAACTTTTCTGAAGATAACTCCTCATCAAGGTTTTCTACCTTAACATAGAAAGTTTCAACTACCTTTAATCTTACTTCATTTTCTAATACAAATTTTTTAGCTTCTTCTTCTATTTCAAAGTCATCTTTTAGGAAAGTTTCCATATAAATAGGAGCCTCTGAAAGTACAGTAAGATAATCTCTTGTGACCTCTACAACTTTTTCAAGCCAGCTTCTATCAAATTTACTAACTTCAAAACCAACTTTTTCAAGATAAGGAATAATGAAATCTGTTAGTTTATCAATCGGATAGGCTCTAATGTAAACCTGATTCATCCAATTAAGTTTAGTTGTATCAAAAACAGCAGGTGCACTGTTTACATCCTTTATATCAAACCTTTCAATTAGCTCTTCCATGGAGAGAATCTCTTTTCCATCTTTTGGATACCAGCCAAGAAGTGCTAAGAAATTTGTAAAGGATTCAGAAAGGTATCCTTTATCTCTGAATTCTTTAACGCTGGTTGAACCGTGGCGCTTTGAAAGCTTACTTCTATCTGTTCCAAGAATCATTGGAAGATGAGCAAACTGCGGAATAGAAAATCCAAGAGCTTCATAAAGAAGAATTTGCTTAGGAGTATTTGATATATGATCTTCTCCTCTTATGACGTGAGAAATTTTCATAAGTGCATCATCAATAACTACAACAAAGTTATAAACAGGCATTCCATTTGAACGAACCAAGACAAAGTCACCACCTAGCTGTCTACTATGAATTTCTATTTCTCCTTTTATAAGGTCTTTAAACTTTATAACTCTATCTTCTGGAACTTTAAATCTAAGTACCGGTTTTCTACCTTCAGCTTTAAATCTTTCTTTTTCTTTTTCCGTAAGATTTCTACACTTTCCAGTATAACGAGGAGGTTCTCCTCTTTCCAGCTGTTCTTTTCTCATTGCATCCAATTCTTCAGGTGTACAGAAACATTCGTAAACAAGTCCTTTATTTTTTAACTCCTCTATGTACCTTTTGTAGATATCTAATCTTTCAGACTGTCTATAAGGACCATAATCACCACCGATGTTTGGACCTTCATCCCAGCTTATTCCCATCCACTTAAGAGCTTCATAAATTACATTAACTGCTTCTTCGCTGTGTCTCTCAAGATCTGTATCTTCTATTCTTAATATGAGCTTTCCATCATTATGCTTTGCAAAGAGATAGTTAAAAAGAGCTGTTCTTGCATTTCCTACGTGCATAAAACCTGTGGGACTTGGAGCAAAACGAACTCTTATAGACATTAACTCCTCCGGTCTTTATGTAATTGAAATTTCTGCCTATTTTATTTTACGATTTAAAAGTTCTTTATTTAAGAAAGAATTTCTTGATTACATAAGTAGCAATCACAACTTCTATTAATTTTATAGAAATCGAAAGGAGGATTAACCTCCTCTTAGGTATTGCTCTTATTCTTTGGTAAAGTTGTTTTAATCTGTTCACATTTTTACCCCATTTTCTGCTTCTGATATCTTTTCCTTTCATTTGGATCAAGGAACTTCTTTCTTAATCTAATTGACTCTGGAGTTACTTCAACAAGTTCGTCTTCTTCAATCCATTCAAGAGCTCTTTCAAGTGTCATCTCAACAGGAGGAGCAAGTTTTATAGCTTCGTCACTTCCAGCAGCTCTAATGTTTGTAAGCTTCTTCCCCCTTATAGGATTAACATCAATGTCTCCTTCTCTATTGTGCTCGCCGATAATCATTCCCTTATAGACCTTATCTCCTGGTTTTACAAAGAGTTTTCCTCTTTCTTGAAGATTATAAAGAGCATATGCCGTTGCAACGCCATTTTCCATTGAAACAATTGCTCCATTTTTACGTCTATAAGGAACTCCTGAAAATTCTCTAAACTCTAAAAAGGTGCTGTTCATTATTCCTTCACCCTTTGTGTCTGTGAGAAACTCACTTCTGTAGCCTATTAAACCTCTCGAGGGAATTACAAACTCGATTCTTGTTCTTCCAGCTCCCATTGGTGACATAGAAATCATTTCACCTTTTCTCTTTCCAATTTTTTCAATAACAGTTCCCGTAAACTCATCTGGAACATCAACCACAAGGAGTTCAAAAGGTTCTAACCTTTTGCTATTTTCCTCTTTAACGATAACTTCAGGTCTACTTATTGAGAATTCATATCCTTCTCTTCTTAGAGTTTCAGCAAGAATAGCAATTTGGAGCTCTCCTCTTCCAGAAACCTTAAACTTTCCTTCTCCGAGCTCCTCAAACTTCATCGCAACGTTTGTTCTCATTTCTTTTTGAAGTCTATCTTTTAGTTTTGTAGCAGTTACGTGCTTTCCTTCTGTTCCAGCAAGAGGCGAATCGTTAACACTTATAAAAACACTTATTGTTGGCTCTTCTATGTGGAGTGGAGATAGGGGAACTGGATTTTCGTAGTCTGCAATTGTGTCACCAATGTTGAGTTCTTCAAACCCTGCAACTGCAACGATGTCTCCAACAGGTGCTTCGTCAACTTCAAGCCTTTCAAGACCTTTAAATGTGTAGAGCTTAGTAATCCTTCCTTCCCTAATCTCTCCATTTTGCCCAATGACTTTGGCTGCCATTCCTTTTTTAACTATTCCATTGAAAACCCTTGCAATTCCAATTCTTCCGACATAATTGTCGTAATCAAGCGTAAAAATTTGCATCTGAAGTGGAGCATCAGAAGAGCCAGATGGTTCAGGAATATGGCTGATTATCGTTTCAAAGAGCGGTAATAAATCGTTATTGTCATCTTCAAGGTTAAGTTTGGCATAACCATTTTTCGCAGATGCGTAAATAACTGGAAACTCTAACTGTTCTTCTGTAGCATCCATGTCAACAAATAGATCAAAAACTTCATCAACAACTCTATCAGGTTCAGCTGCCGGTTTATCTATCTTGTTAACAACAAGAATCGGTTTAAGCCCGAGAGAAAGTGCTTTCCTGACAACAAACTTGGTTTGAGGCATAACTCCTTCCTGAGCATCAACAAGAAGGAGAACCCCATCAACCATTTTCAAAACCCTTTCAACTTCACCGCTAAAGTCTGAATGGCCGGGAGTATCAATTATGTTTATCTTGTAGTCTTTGTAGAAAATAGCTGTGTTCTTTGAAAGAATTGTTATTCCCCTTTCTCTCTCAAGGTCAAAAGAATCAAGGACTCTCTCTTCTTCAAGCTTCCTTAGGGTTCCGCTCTGCTTCAGCATCTCATCAACGAGTGTAGTTTTTCCATGGTCAACATGAGCTATAACCGCAATATTTTTTATTTTCATGAGTTCTTCTCCAGTTTTTAGTTTAGATTGATAAAAAGTATGAGAAAATAGAAACTTAACAAGCGTTTTCAAAGTTTTTAATTATAGAAATCAGAAAACACTTCGCTTAAGTATATTCATTGCTAAGGATATAGGATAGAGCTTTAGCTACGTTTTCAACAATAGGAATGATTTGGGAATAATCCATCCTTTTGGGGCCAATAATTCCAATTACACCACTATTTCTATAGCCAACTTGGAACTTTCCAAGAACAAAGCTAAAAGGTTCAAAAGGCTTTACTTCTGTTTCAGAACCTAATATAACATCAATGTTTTTATTTTTTTCTAGAAATTCAGAAAACATTTCTAAAAGAATATTTTTCTCTTCTAAGATTCTTAGAATTTCTTTTAATCTTTCTATATCATCAGCAAGAACATTTACTATATTGGATGTCCCTTGAAGTTTTAATTGGTTAACTTCATTAAGAGTTGAAAGTATTTGAGAATTAACTTTAAAGGATAAATCTGCAAATTCTTTTCTAACTGTGTCAATTTCCTCTACTAATTCTTTTTTTATTTCGGATAAAACTTTTCCTTTAAAACGTTTTGTTAGTTCTCGAGAGAGTCTCGAAAGTTCAGACTCTGCAATTTCGACATCTATTACTTTGTGTAGAATATGATCGGGAGAAAAGTTAACTACTACTAAGACTTTTCCGTATGCTACCTTTACAAGAGTTATGTTATTAACGGTTAAGTTTTCAACGAGGTTTATACCAAAACCAAGATAACCTGTAGAATTTTGGAGAAAATCAAGAACTGTAGAAAGTATATCTCCTACCTCGTAAACACCTACGGATTTAACGTAGTCAAGAAGTCTATTTACTAAGGAGCTGTCCTTTTCTCCTAGTGCTAAGAAGAGATGATTAATGTAGATCTTTAGTCCTTCATCAGTGGGTATTCTTCCTGCAGATGTGTGGGGTTGATACAAAAATCCCTTATCCTCAAGATCAGCCATCACATTTCTAATGGTAGCTGAGCTTATCCCCATCTGATAAACTTTCTGAACTGTGCGAGAACCAACAGGTTCTCCCGTTTTTATGTAGAGCTCTGCTACCTTTAAAAGAATATCCCTTTCTCTTTCTGTTAATTCCTGAAAAATGTTTTCTCTTTCCAACATTCCTTCCTTAAACTATTCATTTTTCTTAAGTAAATATAAGACTATGAAAAGTACTTTAAATATTCATCCTTATACGAAACGTATCTTTCAGCATGTCTTTTTAAGTCTTTAATTTCTTCTTCTGTTAGACTTCTAACAACCTTTGCAGGAAATCCCATAATTAAACTTCCTGGAGGAAATTCTTTGTTAGGAGGGACAAGAGTACCTGCTGCAACTATAGAATTTTCGTTTATTATTGCTCCATCAAGTATTATTGCTCCTATGCCCACAAGACAGTTATCTTTAATAGTACAACCATGAAGCTTTACTGAATGTCCTACAGTAACATAGTTTCCAACAATAGTCGGATGAGTTTTATTTGTAACGTGAACTACACTTCCATCTTGAATAGAAGTACACTTCCCGATTTTTATGTAGTTAACATCTCCTCTTAGAATTACCCCAAACCAAATACTACTATCGTTTCCTATCTCAACATCTCCGATAACCACAGCATTTTCAGCAATGAATACCCTTTCTCCAATCTTCGGTTTCA encodes:
- a CDS encoding NAD(P)H-hydrate dehydratase; translation: MLVTKAEEMRNLDRETIEVLGIPGIVLMENAARGVTSVIYDKLNGNSVVVICGKGNNGGDGLAIARNLYNLGYDVEVVLTAKIEELKGDARINAEILSKLPVPLHVVKEESKLLELYSLLKEADFIIDAIFGTGLSKPAEGFYKDLIEVINKANKPVVSVDIPSGLSSDTGEIIGAHIIADITVTFGFPKLAHIMPPACYYVGELFVVDISIPEDVSSLVTSKRYILTLDEVAFTFPVREIMSHKYTYGHVAVIGGSAGKTGAPSMTAQSALRAGAGLSTVVVPASLNTVFEIKLTEAMSIPIPDAEKGHFGIDTIDEVVETVEKGKFSAVVIGPGLGNEPETFEFAREFIRKTTKPLIIDADGINALAENTDILKMKEQNIIITPHIGEFSRLTGLSKEEILKEPYEIAKEFAEEFGVTVILKSGRTVIATPNGKVYINVIGNPGMATAGTGDVLSGILGAFLGMGIEMEDAAKLGVFLHSLAGDIAAEELSQESLKACDIIDFLPKAIKRIKEKELNLEKHKLPFVTNLREIIGV
- a CDS encoding sensor histidine kinase — its product is MYKEALKLLFIFIGIVFLGYFGTAFVSSLSGDFYLNNPLFHLLFIFILILLITLFAFFIRNLVLFFFPHFKTNLRIKIFTAFALLILGPALFTIFLSSSVVNKGLDRLLRIQVKRIVNISEETSNQFIDFLVEDLKRKISQLSRKKVTPYTLKIYGIDGFLKANGKNVKVGKIPLSEEDIYSLKKFEEYSYIDDKSKQLVVCQKKKKYFFCVSKKLPDDLVKNITKLKDLHTNYETLVTYKTPIKALYTLAFGIMGVAVLFGALWFARYFEKRITIPVEALYRATQKLSRGDLNVRVEEKASDELKHVITAFNYMVEQLKALKVSLEESRRYMERILNSISPAIITFNSEGNVVSCNRSAKEIFKFSSKNKGESIWNLLSKYPNLKKAVEELVNSKNKRTEVREEIDGREKYLTVELIISPEVTDRILIIEDVTDLVKVQKAQAWKEVAKRIAHEIKNPLTPIALNAERIRKQYQKGNPEIGVIIDKAVNSILAEVEVIKRLIDEFRKFARLPLPEKKITDINELIRSTLEPFGNKINLVFNFENIPQIPIDRSLLREVFTNLVDNSIEAGATKVNVSTTSKDGKVFVVFQDNGPGISEEIADKLFAPYVSTKKNGWGLGLSIVKKIIEDHGGKIYTVDKNTFVIELPV
- a CDS encoding flavodoxin family protein, translating into MKVLAINGSHRKGSTFILLEEALKELKDFETEIISLCDYKLEYCKVCNACKRNGGVCIVKDGYEEIAKKLKEADAVIVGSPVYFGSVTGMLKTLFDRSRTLRINWDLKNKICAAISVGATKHGGQEHTLQAIQAWALIHGMIFVADSDPTAHFGCAAVAKQTENGFEIDEWGLQTARSVGKRIKEVLNLLKEK
- a CDS encoding metal ABC transporter permease encodes the protein MELHNPFIYLNYDFGIKAVFSAVLSGLICSAIGTYIILRKMSFIGAGLSHVAFAGIAFGFFIGSSPTLWALVFTLTSGVVIWYLSIKKKIHYDTTLGILFAASMGLAVMFLSLSNNYGSEALSYLFGSPLIVSNFDVLLLILIAFLTFLFYMFFWREIYLITFSEDIAKASGYNVELVTFLAFLVMSFAVTLSIKAVGALLVFSLLVMPAASAFKLTKNYNSFFFLSVFFGFASSILGVFLSFIFDMPSGAAITLSSFFIFLTSLLRD
- the phoU gene encoding phosphate signaling complex protein PhoU, with the translated sequence MIERYIEDLDELKRSFIEMADMARKILSEAMEALTERNVEKAEITYEYDRLIDLKEIEIEEKCVRILALYSPEATDLRFVVSILKSIVDLERVGDLARDICETAIHLSKHPPIKPYIDLPRMLVIVNEMLKNSIMALLRGDVDLAKEVINKDDIVDSFYQRLFDELTEIASKDPANGDIAVRLILVVKALERVGDHATNIAEYAIYYKTGDVVKHKKAQEYLKKLKETEVKKDENGKE
- a CDS encoding NAD(P)H-dependent glycerol-3-phosphate dehydrogenase, with product MKITVLGSGSWGSALSIHFGRSGFEVVQWCRELEVVDYINKNRENPLFLKGFKYPITVKATSKLEDVFSKPVELVISVIPTQFSKQFWKEISSFVKEQKFICASKGIEIETLKTLSDVYEEVFGRKDNYYVLSGPTFAKEVAAGLPAAAVIAGFNEEKTLSLVKTLNTKSFRLYASSDVRGVELGGALKNVIAIATGISDGMNLGFNARAALITRGLHEIKKLGRALGAKEETFFGLSGLGDLILTCTGDLSRNRQFGLSIGRGSGVVDRKFVVEGVYTVKAVIKIAEKLGIEMPISEAVYKVIYEGRNPKEVMKELMARPVKEENY
- a CDS encoding DUF3343 domain-containing protein, with the translated sequence MAENKKLSFIATGIRLHMKECFLRFSGLFKRYDYCIAFYSIPEGLKAEKYLKGFKAVSIPLPNEIYKGWGVGILVKEEDKDRLLEHLKENGVSISGLFKRVGTRFEEVR